From Azospirillum humicireducens, a single genomic window includes:
- a CDS encoding nickel-dependent hydrogenase large subunit has translation MGIVQTPNGFSLDNGGKRIVVDPVTRIEGHMRCEVNVDSNNVIRNAVSTGTMWRGLEVILKGRDPRDAWAFVERICGVCTGCHALTSVRAVEDALQIRIPKNAHLIREIMAKTLQVHDHIVHFYHLHALDWVNPVNALKADPQATSALQQAVAPRHAKSSPGYFRDVQTRLKKFVESGQLGIFKNGYWDNPAYKLSPEADLMAVTHYLEALDLQKDIVKIHTILGGKNPHPNYMVGGVPCAINMDGNGSSGAPLNMERLNFIRARIQEATAFVENVYLPDVLAIASFYKDWLYGGGLSATNVMDYGDYEKVPYDHATCQLPGGVILNGNWNEVHPIDPRDPAQVQEFVAHSWYHYEDESKGLHPWDGVTQAKFELGANTKGTRTDIKELDEAAKYSWIKAPRWRGHAVEVGPLPRYILAYAQGVGYVKDQITESLGAFNKLAGTNFTPQQALPTTIGRTLARALECQYCCTMMMDDWNALIANIKAGDTATANVEKWDPKTWPKEAKGVGTVAAPRGGLGHWIKIKDGKIDNYQCVVPTTWNGSPRDPKGNIGAFEASLLNTPMARPDEPVEILRTLHSFDPCLACSTHVMAPDGAELARVTVR, from the coding sequence ATGGGCATCGTCCAGACCCCGAACGGCTTCTCGCTGGACAACGGCGGCAAGCGCATCGTTGTCGATCCGGTCACCCGCATCGAAGGCCACATGCGCTGCGAGGTGAATGTCGACAGCAACAATGTCATCCGCAACGCGGTGTCGACCGGCACCATGTGGCGTGGGCTCGAAGTCATCCTGAAGGGCCGCGACCCGCGCGACGCCTGGGCCTTCGTGGAGCGCATCTGCGGCGTCTGCACCGGCTGCCACGCGCTGACCTCGGTCCGCGCGGTGGAGGATGCGCTGCAGATCCGCATCCCCAAGAACGCCCACCTGATCCGCGAGATCATGGCGAAGACGCTGCAGGTCCATGACCACATCGTCCATTTCTATCACCTGCACGCTCTCGACTGGGTCAATCCGGTCAACGCGCTGAAGGCCGATCCGCAGGCGACCTCGGCGCTGCAGCAGGCGGTGGCGCCGCGTCATGCCAAGTCCAGCCCCGGCTATTTCCGCGACGTCCAGACCCGGTTGAAGAAGTTCGTGGAGAGCGGCCAGCTCGGCATCTTCAAGAACGGCTATTGGGACAACCCGGCCTACAAGCTGTCGCCGGAAGCCGACCTGATGGCGGTGACCCATTACCTGGAGGCGCTCGATCTCCAGAAGGACATCGTCAAGATCCACACCATCCTCGGCGGCAAGAACCCGCATCCGAACTACATGGTCGGCGGCGTTCCCTGCGCCATCAACATGGACGGCAACGGATCGTCGGGCGCGCCGCTGAACATGGAGCGGCTGAACTTCATCCGAGCCCGCATCCAGGAGGCCACGGCCTTCGTCGAGAACGTCTATCTGCCGGACGTGCTCGCCATCGCCAGCTTCTACAAGGACTGGCTCTATGGCGGCGGCCTGTCGGCGACCAACGTCATGGACTACGGCGATTACGAAAAGGTGCCGTACGACCATGCGACCTGCCAGCTGCCGGGCGGCGTCATCCTGAACGGCAACTGGAACGAGGTCCATCCCATCGACCCGCGCGACCCTGCCCAGGTGCAGGAGTTCGTCGCCCACAGCTGGTATCACTACGAGGACGAGAGCAAGGGCCTGCACCCGTGGGACGGCGTGACCCAGGCCAAGTTCGAATTGGGCGCCAACACCAAGGGCACCCGCACCGACATCAAGGAGCTGGACGAGGCCGCCAAATATTCCTGGATCAAGGCTCCGCGCTGGCGCGGCCATGCGGTTGAGGTCGGCCCCCTGCCCCGCTACATCCTGGCCTATGCTCAGGGCGTCGGTTACGTGAAGGACCAGATCACCGAATCGCTGGGTGCCTTCAACAAACTGGCCGGCACGAACTTCACGCCGCAGCAGGCGTTGCCGACCACCATCGGCCGCACGCTGGCCCGCGCGCTGGAATGCCAGTATTGCTGCACCATGATGATGGACGACTGGAACGCCCTGATCGCCAACATCAAGGCCGGCGACACCGCCACCGCCAATGTCGAGAAATGGGATCCGAAGACCTGGCCGAAGGAGGCCAAGGGCGTCGGCACCGTCGCCGCCCCGCGCGGCGGGCTCGGTCACTGGATCAAGATCAAGGACGGCAAGATCGACAACTACCAGTGCGTCGTGCCGACGACCTGGAACGGCAGCCCGCGCGATCCCAAGGGCAACATCGGTGCCTTCGAGGCCTCGCTGCTCAACACGCCGATGGCCCGCCCGGACGAGCCGGTGGAGATCCTGCGCACCCTGCACAGCTTCGATCCGTGCCTTGCCTGCTCCACCCATGTCATGGCGCCGGATGGTGCCGAACTGGCCCGCGTCACCGTGCGCTGA
- the hypF gene encoding carbamoyltransferase HypF, which produces MSPDDERLRIRVRGRVQGVGFRPHVHALARRFALTGWVLNDPQGVLIEVQGAATAAFRTALSEEAPPLARIDAVDCEAVAPLPAENSFTIRHSESAGAIATGIGPDAAVCPACLAELFDPADRRYRYAFLNCTHCGPRYTITRRLPYDRPQTAMAGFALCRDCRTEYEDPADRRFHAQPTACPACGPRLSHPPEDILAALRDGRIVAIKGLGGFHLACDATRADAVERLRRVKQRNGKPFALMVANAESAARHVRMDDDERRLLEGVARPIVLLRRRADGPELASDIAPGLAWLGVMLPYTPLHYLLFHEAAGRPDGTGWLREPQELTLVMTSANPGGEPLAIGNGEARERLAGIADLIVDHDRDIVIRADDSVVRKLAGAPAFLRRGRGHVPEPIRLARAVPPILAVGGHLKTTVCVTRGDEAFLSQHVGDLDNAATLGFLEETIAHLLHILGVEPVAVAHDRHPDFQSTRFAERSGLPTVAVQHHHAHVAAVMAEHRIEGPALGLALDGFGLGEGGGSWGGEMLLVDGLRSERLGSLAPLAQPGGDVAARQPWRMAAAALVRMGRADEIVPRFAGHGPAEGVRRMIERGINAPLTSSCGRWFDAACGLLGVRAVAGFEGEAPMALESLVRRPRVAEGAWRIEDGELDLTPLLERLLSVADAAAGADLFHGTSAAALVEWTLPVLRTRGLNRVVLSGGCLMNAVLAEELVAGFRAARVEPLLPRLAPANDGGLSLGQAWAASFAL; this is translated from the coding sequence ATGTCCCCTGACGACGAACGGTTGAGGATCCGCGTGCGCGGGCGGGTGCAGGGGGTGGGATTCCGCCCGCATGTCCATGCGCTCGCCCGGCGCTTCGCCCTGACCGGCTGGGTGCTGAACGACCCGCAGGGCGTGCTGATCGAGGTGCAGGGCGCGGCCACCGCCGCCTTCCGCACCGCCCTGTCCGAAGAGGCGCCGCCGCTGGCCCGCATCGACGCGGTGGACTGCGAAGCCGTCGCCCCGCTCCCTGCCGAGAACTCCTTCACCATCCGCCACAGCGAGTCCGCAGGTGCCATCGCCACCGGCATCGGTCCGGACGCCGCGGTCTGCCCGGCCTGCCTTGCCGAACTGTTCGATCCGGCGGACCGCCGCTACCGCTATGCCTTCCTGAACTGCACCCATTGCGGCCCGCGCTACACCATCACGCGACGGCTTCCCTATGACCGGCCGCAGACGGCGATGGCCGGCTTTGCACTCTGCCGCGACTGCAGGACGGAGTACGAGGACCCGGCCGACCGCCGCTTCCACGCCCAGCCGACGGCATGCCCGGCCTGCGGTCCCCGGCTGTCCCACCCGCCGGAAGACATTCTGGCCGCCCTGCGGGATGGCAGGATCGTCGCCATCAAGGGGCTGGGGGGGTTCCATCTCGCCTGCGACGCCACGCGCGCGGACGCGGTGGAGCGGTTGCGGCGGGTCAAGCAGCGCAACGGAAAGCCCTTCGCCCTGATGGTCGCCAACGCGGAATCCGCCGCCCGCCATGTCCGCATGGACGACGACGAGCGCCGGCTGCTGGAGGGGGTGGCCCGCCCCATCGTCCTGCTGCGGCGGCGGGCGGATGGGCCGGAGCTGGCATCCGACATCGCCCCCGGTCTGGCATGGCTGGGCGTCATGCTGCCCTACACGCCGCTGCATTATCTGCTGTTCCACGAAGCGGCGGGACGGCCCGACGGCACCGGCTGGCTGCGCGAGCCGCAGGAGCTGACGCTGGTCATGACCTCCGCCAATCCCGGCGGGGAGCCTCTCGCCATCGGTAACGGTGAGGCACGGGAGAGGCTGGCCGGCATCGCCGACCTGATCGTCGACCATGATCGCGACATCGTGATCCGCGCCGACGACAGCGTGGTCCGCAAGCTGGCCGGCGCCCCCGCCTTCCTGCGCCGGGGCCGCGGCCATGTGCCGGAGCCGATCCGGCTGGCCCGTGCCGTACCGCCGATCCTGGCGGTCGGCGGCCATCTGAAGACTACCGTTTGCGTCACCCGCGGCGACGAGGCCTTCCTGTCACAACACGTCGGCGACCTCGACAACGCCGCGACGCTGGGCTTCCTGGAGGAGACCATCGCCCATCTGCTGCATATCCTGGGCGTCGAACCGGTGGCGGTCGCCCATGACAGGCATCCGGATTTCCAGTCCACCCGCTTCGCCGAGCGGAGCGGCCTGCCCACAGTCGCAGTCCAGCACCACCACGCCCATGTCGCCGCCGTGATGGCCGAACACCGGATCGAGGGGCCGGCGCTTGGCCTTGCGCTGGATGGTTTCGGGCTGGGGGAAGGCGGCGGATCCTGGGGTGGGGAGATGCTGCTGGTCGACGGCTTGCGGTCCGAGAGGTTGGGCAGTCTGGCCCCGCTCGCCCAGCCCGGCGGCGATGTCGCCGCCCGCCAGCCCTGGCGGATGGCAGCGGCCGCCCTGGTCCGCATGGGCCGCGCCGATGAGATCGTTCCCCGCTTTGCCGGCCATGGTCCCGCCGAAGGCGTGCGGCGGATGATCGAGCGCGGCATCAACGCCCCGCTCACCAGTTCCTGCGGACGCTGGTTCGATGCCGCCTGCGGGCTGTTGGGCGTCCGTGCCGTCGCGGGTTTCGAGGGCGAGGCGCCGATGGCGCTGGAATCGCTGGTCCGCCGGCCGCGGGTGGCGGAGGGGGCCTGGCGGATCGAGGACGGGGAACTGGATCTGACGCCCCTGCTGGAGCGCCTGCTGTCCGTTGCCGACGCCGCGGCGGGGGCGGATCTGTTCCACGGCACGTCGGCTGCGGCGCTGGTGGAGTGGACGCTGCCGGTGCTGCGCACGCGTGGCCTGAACCGGGTGGTGCTGTCCGGCGGCTGCCTGATGAACGCGGTGCTGGCGGAGGAACTGGTCGCCGGCTTCCGAGCCGCTCGCGTGGAGCCGCTGCTGCCGCGTCTGGCCCCAGCCAACGACGGCGGGCTCAGCCTCGGTCAGGCATGGGCTGCGTCCTTCGCCCTGTAG
- a CDS encoding hydrogenase small subunit, which yields MATLETFYEVMRRQGITRRSFLKYCSLTAAALGLGPELVPQIVHAMETKPRTPVLWLHGLECTCCSESFIRSAHPLVKDVVLSMISLDYDDTLMASAGHQAEAILDEVMETYKGNYILAVEGNPPLNQDGMSCIVGGKPFTDQLRKVAKDAKAIISWGSCASFGCVQAARPNPTRATPVHEVITDKPIIKVPGCPPIAEVMTGVITYMLTFERIPELDRQGRPKMFYSQRIHDKCYRRPHFDAGQFVESFDDEGARKGYCLYKVGCKGPTTYNACSTVRWNEGTSFPIQSGHGCIGCSEDGFWDKGSWYARQSDILQFGIEANADEIGTTAAIGVGSIIAAHAAVSALKRAQHKGDV from the coding sequence ATGGCAACGCTGGAAACCTTCTACGAGGTGATGCGGCGGCAGGGGATCACACGCCGTTCGTTCCTGAAATACTGCTCGCTGACCGCCGCGGCCCTGGGGCTGGGGCCGGAACTGGTGCCGCAGATCGTCCATGCCATGGAAACCAAGCCGCGCACGCCGGTGCTGTGGCTGCACGGGCTGGAATGCACCTGCTGTTCGGAATCCTTCATCCGCTCCGCGCACCCGCTGGTGAAGGACGTGGTGCTGTCGATGATCTCGCTGGATTACGACGACACGCTGATGGCGTCGGCCGGCCATCAGGCCGAGGCGATCCTCGACGAGGTGATGGAGACGTACAAGGGCAACTACATCCTGGCGGTGGAAGGCAATCCGCCGCTGAACCAGGATGGCATGTCCTGCATCGTCGGCGGCAAGCCCTTCACCGACCAGCTGCGCAAGGTCGCCAAGGACGCCAAGGCGATCATTTCCTGGGGCTCCTGCGCCTCCTTCGGCTGCGTCCAGGCGGCGCGCCCGAACCCGACCCGCGCCACCCCGGTGCATGAGGTCATCACCGACAAACCGATCATCAAGGTCCCCGGCTGCCCGCCGATCGCCGAGGTGATGACCGGCGTCATCACCTACATGCTGACCTTCGAGCGCATCCCGGAACTCGACCGCCAGGGCCGGCCGAAGATGTTCTACAGCCAGCGCATCCACGACAAATGCTATCGCCGGCCGCATTTCGACGCTGGCCAATTCGTGGAGTCCTTCGACGACGAAGGCGCGCGCAAGGGCTATTGCCTCTACAAGGTCGGCTGCAAGGGTCCGACCACCTACAACGCCTGTTCCACCGTCCGCTGGAACGAGGGCACCAGCTTCCCCATCCAGTCCGGCCACGGCTGCATCGGCTGTTCGGAGGACGGGTTCTGGGACAAGGGGTCCTGGTATGCTCGCCAGTCCGACATCCTCCAGTTCGGGATCGAGGCCAACGCCGACGAGATCGGCACCACCGCCGCCATCGGCGTCGGCAGCATCATCGCCGCCCACGCGGCGGTCAGCGCCCTGAAGCGCGCACAGCACAAGGGAGACGTCTGA
- the cybH gene encoding Ni/Fe-hydrogenase, b-type cytochrome subunit: MAPLDNAKPVATPEEDGSAASGGGRFLKAIYVYEVPVRVWHWVNALAITLLSVTGYLIANPLPSMPGEASANFLMGYIRFVHFASAYIFAIGFIGRLYWAFAGNHHARQLFRFPFWDRHWWGELFLEARWYLFLERKPKLYVGHNPLAQFAMFWAIAVGSVFMIVTGFALYSEGAGLGSWQDTLFGWVIPLFGQSMDVHTWHHMGMWAILLFVIVHIYAAVREDIMSRQSIISTMISGVRTFKDAEAPADEEHERPAKKAAPVG; the protein is encoded by the coding sequence ATGGCTCCTCTCGACAATGCGAAGCCGGTTGCGACACCGGAGGAGGACGGATCCGCCGCTTCGGGCGGCGGCCGCTTCCTGAAGGCGATCTATGTGTATGAGGTGCCGGTGCGGGTCTGGCACTGGGTCAACGCGCTGGCGATCACACTGCTGTCGGTCACCGGCTACCTGATCGCCAACCCGCTGCCGAGCATGCCGGGCGAGGCGAGCGCCAATTTCCTGATGGGCTACATCCGCTTCGTCCATTTCGCGTCGGCCTACATCTTCGCCATCGGCTTCATCGGCCGGCTCTATTGGGCCTTCGCCGGCAACCACCATGCCCGCCAACTGTTCCGTTTTCCCTTCTGGGACCGCCACTGGTGGGGGGAGCTGTTCCTGGAGGCGCGCTGGTACCTGTTCCTTGAGCGCAAGCCGAAGCTGTATGTCGGCCACAACCCGCTGGCGCAGTTCGCCATGTTCTGGGCCATCGCCGTCGGCAGCGTCTTCATGATCGTCACCGGCTTCGCGCTCTACAGCGAAGGCGCCGGGCTGGGCAGCTGGCAGGACACGCTGTTCGGCTGGGTCATTCCGCTGTTCGGCCAGAGCATGGACGTCCACACCTGGCACCATATGGGCATGTGGGCGATCCTGCTGTTCGTGATCGTCCACATCTATGCAGCGGTGCGCGAGGACATCATGTCCCGCCAGTCGATCATCTCCACCATGATCAGCGGCGTGCGCACCTTCAAGGACGCCGAAGCCCCGGCCGACGAGGAGCATGAGCGTCCGGCGAAGAAGGCGGCGCCTGTGGGGTGA
- a CDS encoding C4-dicarboxylate TRAP transporter substrate-binding protein, which yields MAKAVRAALFGSVMSLVSFGASAADYTLSVNTALSPQDPLYKGLEEFKANVEKRSAGKMSVRLFPASQLGKDEDLLEQARAGAPVAVVVDGGRLAVFVKEFGVLGAPYVAQGYGGIRKVVTSPMFEEWVQKLRKSSGHQVLSFNWWQGERHMLTNKPVKVPADLNGVRVRTPGAPVWMETIRAMGATPTPLPWSEVYTAMQQQVIDGAEAQDPAIYGSRLYEVAKYLTKTGHINLITGIVTSAAWFDGLPKDMQTLLREESLKAGDSASKATENSLADFEKQMKDKGMQIVEIDVTPFRTATAPVYEKLGYGDLQKQVETLLKQ from the coding sequence ATGGCGAAGGCCGTGCGCGCCGCGCTGTTCGGTTCGGTGATGTCCCTGGTTTCGTTCGGCGCATCGGCAGCCGATTACACGCTCAGCGTCAACACGGCGCTGTCGCCGCAGGACCCGCTCTACAAGGGCCTGGAGGAGTTCAAGGCCAATGTGGAAAAGCGGTCGGCCGGCAAGATGAGCGTCCGGCTGTTCCCCGCCTCGCAGCTGGGCAAGGACGAGGATCTGCTGGAACAGGCGCGGGCCGGCGCCCCGGTCGCGGTTGTGGTGGACGGCGGCCGGCTGGCCGTCTTCGTGAAGGAGTTCGGCGTGCTGGGCGCTCCTTACGTCGCCCAGGGCTATGGCGGCATCCGCAAGGTCGTGACCTCCCCGATGTTCGAGGAGTGGGTGCAGAAGCTGCGCAAGTCGTCGGGCCATCAGGTGCTGTCCTTCAACTGGTGGCAGGGCGAACGCCACATGCTGACCAACAAGCCGGTGAAGGTTCCCGCCGACCTCAACGGCGTGCGCGTCCGGACCCCCGGTGCGCCGGTGTGGATGGAGACGATCCGCGCCATGGGCGCCACGCCGACGCCGCTGCCCTGGTCGGAGGTCTACACCGCCATGCAGCAGCAGGTGATCGACGGAGCCGAGGCGCAGGATCCGGCGATCTACGGCTCCCGCCTGTATGAGGTGGCGAAGTATCTGACCAAGACCGGCCACATCAACCTGATCACCGGCATCGTCACCAGCGCCGCCTGGTTCGACGGCCTGCCGAAGGACATGCAGACGCTGCTGCGCGAGGAGTCGCTGAAGGCCGGCGACAGCGCGTCGAAGGCGACCGAGAATTCGCTTGCCGATTTCGAGAAGCAGATGAAGGACAAGGGCATGCAGATCGTCGAGATCGACGTGACGCCCTTCCGCACCGCCACGGCGCCGGTCTATGAAAAGCTCGGCTATGGCGACCTGCAGAAGCAGGTCGAAACGCTGCTGAAGCAGTGA
- a CDS encoding type III polyketide synthase produces the protein MSLDPRLLAVATALPPHRFEQEETLAVARTVFAHRLRDFDRLAPVFANTGIRARHAACPLSWYLEPHGWGERAAVFERVSLDLLEEAAGKALDATGLRPADVDAIVCATTTGIATPSLEALLLDRMGFRPDTVRLPVFGLGCAGGALGLARAGMMARAMPGRTVLFLVVELCTLSHRPEEASPTNVVASALFADGAAAALLRAPMAGDDALGPRVIDSAEHTWPGTRRIMGWRIEDEGFGVVFSQDIPRLIRERMAPVIDRFLSGRGMSRADLSGVICHPGGAKVLQALTEVLEPATTGMDESWAVLGDCGNMSAASVMFVLDRRMRAGARGPHLMLALGPGFTAGLTLLDL, from the coding sequence ATGTCACTCGATCCGCGGCTGTTGGCGGTCGCCACCGCGTTGCCGCCCCACCGCTTCGAGCAGGAGGAGACGCTGGCCGTCGCCCGGACGGTGTTCGCCCATCGCCTGCGCGACTTCGACCGGCTGGCTCCCGTCTTTGCCAACACCGGTATCCGCGCCCGCCATGCCGCCTGCCCGCTCTCCTGGTATCTGGAGCCCCACGGCTGGGGCGAGCGTGCCGCCGTGTTCGAGCGGGTCTCGCTGGACCTGCTTGAGGAAGCGGCCGGCAAGGCGCTGGACGCCACCGGCCTGCGCCCGGCCGATGTCGACGCCATCGTCTGCGCCACCACCACCGGCATCGCGACGCCGAGTCTGGAGGCGCTTCTTCTCGACCGCATGGGCTTCCGCCCCGACACGGTGCGGTTGCCTGTCTTCGGACTGGGCTGCGCCGGTGGGGCGCTGGGACTGGCGCGGGCGGGCATGATGGCGCGCGCCATGCCGGGGCGCACCGTGCTGTTCCTGGTGGTCGAGCTTTGCACCCTGTCGCACCGGCCGGAAGAGGCCTCCCCCACCAATGTGGTGGCGAGCGCCCTGTTCGCCGATGGTGCAGCCGCCGCCCTGCTGCGGGCACCGATGGCCGGGGACGATGCCCTCGGCCCGCGCGTGATCGACAGTGCCGAACACACCTGGCCAGGCACCCGGAGGATCATGGGGTGGCGGATCGAGGACGAGGGCTTCGGCGTCGTCTTCAGCCAGGATATCCCGCGCCTGATCCGCGAGCGGATGGCCCCGGTGATCGACCGGTTCCTGAGCGGCCGCGGCATGAGCCGCGCGGATCTGTCCGGGGTGATCTGCCACCCTGGCGGCGCCAAGGTCCTGCAGGCGCTGACCGAGGTGCTGGAGCCTGCCACCACCGGGATGGACGAGTCCTGGGCGGTGCTGGGCGACTGCGGCAACATGTCGGCGGCCAGCGTCATGTTCGTTCTCGACCGCCGGATGCGCGCCGGAGCGAGGGGGCCGCATCTGATGCTGGCGCTCGGCCCCGGCTTCACCGCCGGCCTCACCCTGCTGGACCTGTGA
- a CDS encoding FkbM family methyltransferase, which yields MGFAKELYTREYFTGRDAAGKRLHYGAIGMEEWEVGGISAIHRRLIDQLPLTNAHVLEIGYGRAESARYLLSTGKADRYVGVDFSDAAHSLAGETLKTIPAVRWEVHCDDAVQFLAARDFRGVFDAILMLDVIEHIPRSEVQSLLPRLFAALRPGGYLVVNTPFYAVDEDYIAQNFEYIMPSSSDLLPETRGMHCNKYTEQRLQQEFTQAGFFRVGSTLFRRAPEPGEKAKCAVIIPVGPGHEAHYQQAINSVMAAAQTDPGPFTDFDCVMIDDTAGAKGRSAARNEGVREAASRGADWLFFLDADDLMMPQAFQQMAPHTDRADAVWGLILESLDQQPGSDAVTGRIRLPQLPRIETLADLLLHDPYVTLQMGHFIRTAVALATPFDETLDVGEDVDYYLRVWNHARCVKITAPLFLNRRGMHSTGPRAGNGADWRASTTQLLERARQAHGLDPDGEAAIEIRNAATQDTRIWQRGFGAVDPGDLFSISRQFPFHGFLEIEPTIGEPIALFDDNDDLVCMSLGWRGSYEPASLRLWQTLAAGSRVVFDIGAYTGIYSLMAARAAPEARIVAVEPVPANLARLKKNLEANGCGNALAVHAAILDRPGDVTLSRTASGDFLTSGASIVRQAGVEGFASETVPGLTGGDLLGLAGETVVDLVKIDVEGAEAQVLAGMAGILERCGPDLLIECLDREAADRVDAILRPLGYRFHSIDDEALRVEETARFLPATGMNTLNRWATRRDPTAVAEMVRAAGLGFAKL from the coding sequence ATGGGTTTCGCGAAAGAGCTCTACACCCGCGAGTACTTCACCGGCCGCGATGCCGCCGGCAAGCGGCTCCATTACGGCGCAATCGGGATGGAGGAATGGGAGGTTGGCGGCATCTCCGCCATCCACCGCAGGCTGATCGATCAGCTTCCCCTGACCAATGCCCATGTGCTGGAGATCGGGTACGGGCGTGCCGAAAGCGCCCGCTACCTTCTGTCGACCGGCAAGGCCGACCGCTATGTGGGTGTCGATTTCTCCGATGCCGCACACAGCCTGGCCGGCGAGACGCTGAAGACCATCCCGGCGGTGCGCTGGGAGGTCCATTGCGACGATGCGGTGCAATTCCTGGCCGCACGGGATTTCAGGGGCGTCTTCGACGCGATTCTGATGCTGGACGTGATCGAGCACATCCCCCGCTCGGAGGTGCAGTCCCTGCTTCCCCGCCTTTTCGCCGCGCTGCGGCCGGGCGGCTATCTGGTCGTCAACACGCCCTTCTACGCGGTCGACGAGGATTACATCGCCCAGAATTTCGAATATATCATGCCGTCGAGCAGCGATCTCCTTCCCGAGACGCGCGGCATGCATTGCAACAAGTACACCGAACAGCGGCTCCAGCAGGAATTCACCCAGGCGGGATTCTTCCGCGTCGGTTCCACCCTGTTCCGCCGCGCGCCCGAGCCGGGTGAGAAGGCCAAATGCGCGGTGATCATCCCGGTCGGCCCCGGGCATGAGGCGCATTACCAGCAGGCGATCAATTCGGTGATGGCCGCGGCCCAGACCGATCCCGGTCCCTTCACCGATTTCGACTGCGTCATGATCGACGACACCGCGGGCGCCAAGGGGCGGTCGGCTGCCCGGAACGAGGGCGTGCGCGAGGCGGCGTCCCGCGGGGCGGACTGGCTGTTCTTCCTGGACGCCGACGATCTGATGATGCCGCAGGCCTTCCAGCAGATGGCGCCGCACACCGACCGCGCCGACGCCGTGTGGGGGCTGATCCTGGAAAGCCTCGACCAGCAGCCCGGATCGGATGCGGTGACGGGCCGAATCCGCCTGCCCCAACTGCCGCGGATCGAGACGCTGGCCGACTTGCTGCTGCACGATCCGTACGTCACCTTGCAGATGGGCCATTTCATCCGCACCGCCGTCGCACTGGCGACCCCGTTCGACGAGACGCTGGATGTGGGGGAGGACGTCGACTACTACCTGCGGGTCTGGAACCATGCCCGATGCGTGAAGATCACCGCGCCGCTGTTCCTGAACCGCAGGGGAATGCATTCCACCGGGCCGCGAGCGGGCAACGGTGCCGACTGGCGGGCTTCGACCACCCAGCTGTTGGAGCGGGCGCGGCAGGCGCACGGCCTCGATCCCGATGGCGAAGCGGCGATTGAGATTCGCAACGCCGCCACGCAGGATACCCGGATATGGCAGCGCGGCTTCGGGGCGGTCGATCCCGGCGACCTCTTTTCCATCAGCCGCCAGTTCCCCTTCCACGGCTTTCTGGAGATCGAGCCGACGATCGGCGAGCCGATCGCCCTGTTCGACGACAATGACGATCTGGTCTGCATGAGCCTGGGCTGGCGCGGCAGCTATGAACCGGCCTCGCTGCGGCTCTGGCAGACGCTTGCCGCCGGATCGCGGGTCGTCTTCGACATCGGCGCCTATACCGGCATCTACTCGCTGATGGCGGCGCGGGCGGCGCCGGAGGCGCGCATCGTTGCGGTGGAACCGGTTCCTGCCAATCTGGCGCGGCTGAAGAAGAACCTTGAGGCGAACGGCTGCGGCAATGCGCTGGCCGTTCATGCCGCGATCCTCGACCGTCCGGGCGACGTGACGTTGTCGCGGACGGCGTCGGGCGATTTCCTCACCTCCGGGGCGTCAATCGTCCGGCAGGCCGGGGTGGAGGGTTTCGCCAGCGAGACCGTTCCCGGACTGACCGGCGGCGATCTGCTGGGGCTTGCCGGCGAGACGGTGGTCGACCTCGTGAAGATCGACGTGGAGGGGGCGGAGGCCCAGGTGCTTGCCGGCATGGCCGGCATCCTGGAACGCTGCGGCCCCGACCTGCTGATCGAATGCCTGGATCGGGAGGCGGCCGACAGGGTCGATGCCATCCTGCGTCCTCTCGGCTACCGGTTCCACTCCATCGACGACGAGGCCTTGCGCGTTGAGGAGACCGCCCGGTTCCTGCCGGCGACCGGCATGAACACGCTCAATCGCTGGGCGACGAGGCGGGACCCGACGGCGGTGGCGGAGATGGTTCGGGCCGCCGGTCTGGGCTTTGCCAAGCTCTGA
- a CDS encoding isoprenylcysteine carboxyl methyltransferase family protein, whose product MEAVGWPQAILLAVAAQRLLELVVARRNTARLLAEGAREVGAAHYPLFVVLHAGWLLALFLAVPANAPIDGWLLALFLLLQAGRGWVVVTLGRFWTTRIITLDGAPLVRRGPFRWVRHPNYLVVAGELAVLPLVFGNVWIAVVATLLNIPLTRRRIRVEEEVLSDRQETGGGPGRWTRWSRRRIPPAA is encoded by the coding sequence ATGGAGGCAGTCGGTTGGCCGCAGGCGATCCTGCTGGCGGTCGCCGCCCAGCGGCTGCTTGAACTGGTGGTCGCCCGCCGCAACACCGCCCGCTTGCTGGCCGAGGGAGCGCGGGAGGTCGGGGCGGCCCATTATCCGCTGTTCGTCGTGCTTCATGCGGGCTGGCTTCTGGCGCTGTTCCTGGCGGTTCCGGCAAACGCCCCGATCGATGGCTGGCTGCTGGCGCTGTTCCTGCTGCTGCAGGCCGGGCGGGGGTGGGTGGTCGTGACGCTCGGCCGCTTCTGGACGACGCGGATCATCACGCTGGACGGGGCGCCGCTGGTCCGCCGCGGTCCCTTCCGCTGGGTCCGGCACCCCAACTATCTGGTGGTGGCGGGCGAGCTGGCGGTGCTGCCGCTGGTGTTCGGCAATGTCTGGATCGCGGTCGTCGCCACCCTGCTCAACATTCCCCTCACCCGCCGCCGCATCCGGGTGGAGGAGGAGGTGCTGAGCGACCGCCAGGAAACCGGCGGCGGCCCCGGTCGTTGGACAAGGTGGAGCCGCCGCCGTATCCCGCCGGCAGCCTGA